A window of the Arthrobacter sp. Marseille-P9274 genome harbors these coding sequences:
- the dnaB gene encoding replicative DNA helicase, with protein MTAVQSDSAQTSREPDFARTPPQDLVAEQSVLGGMMLSKDAIADVVEILRGNDFYRPAHESIYEAVIDLYGRGEPADAVTVSDLLTKRGEITRIGGPAYLHTLIQSVPTAANAGFYAEIVRERAVLRRLVNAGTKIVQLGYSQDGEVDDIVNQAQAEIYTVAERRSAEDYVPLKDIIESTVDEIESAGHRGEGLTGVPTGFYELDELTQGLHGGQMIVIAARPAVGKSTFALDFARSAAIKNNMTTVFFSLEMGRNEIAMRLLSAEATIGLQDLRKGTIKDEQWGKIATTMGRMNDAPLFIDDSPNMSLMEIRAKCRRLKQRHDLKLVVLDYLQLMSSGKRVESRQQEVSEFSRALKLLAKELEVPVIALSQLNRGSEQRTDKKPMVSDLRESGSIEQDADMVILLHREDIYDKESPRAGEADVIVAKHRNGPTKTIVVGFQGHYSRFANMAVESG; from the coding sequence GTGACAGCAGTTCAATCGGACTCCGCCCAAACAAGCCGGGAACCGGATTTCGCCAGGACGCCGCCGCAGGACCTCGTCGCCGAGCAATCGGTGCTGGGCGGCATGATGTTGTCCAAGGATGCCATCGCCGACGTCGTCGAGATCCTGCGCGGCAACGACTTCTATCGGCCCGCGCACGAGAGCATCTACGAGGCCGTCATCGACCTCTATGGCCGCGGCGAGCCGGCCGACGCCGTCACCGTGTCCGACCTGTTGACCAAGCGCGGCGAAATCACCCGCATCGGCGGTCCCGCCTACCTGCACACCCTGATCCAGTCCGTTCCGACGGCGGCCAACGCCGGCTTCTACGCCGAGATCGTCCGCGAGCGTGCGGTGCTCCGCCGCCTCGTCAATGCCGGAACCAAGATCGTCCAGCTCGGCTACTCCCAGGACGGCGAGGTCGACGACATCGTCAACCAGGCCCAGGCGGAGATCTACACCGTTGCCGAGCGGCGCAGCGCCGAAGACTACGTTCCGCTCAAGGACATCATCGAGTCCACGGTGGACGAGATCGAATCCGCCGGGCACCGCGGCGAAGGGCTCACCGGCGTCCCCACCGGGTTCTATGAACTCGACGAGCTCACCCAGGGCCTGCACGGCGGCCAGATGATCGTCATCGCCGCGAGGCCCGCCGTCGGCAAGTCCACGTTCGCGCTGGACTTTGCCCGTTCGGCAGCGATCAAGAACAATATGACCACCGTGTTCTTCTCCCTGGAAATGGGTCGCAACGAGATTGCGATGCGCCTCCTGTCGGCCGAGGCCACAATCGGCCTGCAGGATCTGCGCAAGGGCACGATCAAGGACGAGCAGTGGGGCAAGATCGCCACCACGATGGGCCGCATGAACGACGCGCCGCTCTTCATCGACGACAGCCCCAACATGTCGCTGATGGAGATCCGCGCCAAGTGCCGCCGGCTCAAGCAGCGGCACGACCTGAAGCTGGTGGTCCTCGACTATCTTCAGCTGATGTCATCCGGCAAGCGCGTCGAATCCCGCCAGCAGGAGGTGTCCGAATTCTCGCGTGCGCTGAAGCTGCTGGCCAAGGAGCTCGAGGTGCCCGTCATTGCCCTCTCGCAGCTGAACCGTGGTTCCGAGCAGCGTACCGACAAGAAGCCGATGGTTTCCGACCTCCGCGAATCGGGCAGCATCGAGCAGGATGCGGACATGGTCATCCTGCTGCACCGCGAAGACATCTACGACAAGGAGTCTCCCCGCGCCGGCGAGGCGGACGTGATCGTGGCGAAGCACCGTAACGGTCCCACGAAGACCATCGTGGTGGGCTTCCAGGGCCACTACTCGCGGTTCGCCAACATGGCGGTCGAGAGCGGGTAG
- a CDS encoding TetR/AcrR family transcriptional regulator C-terminal domain-containing protein, with translation MSGPASAGHGGSQEPGAERARLERGMILDAGVEYVERFGVRQLTMRRLGRELGVEAMSLYRYVHSREDLLDGIVETVVDELYSDPEVTVEPVHGWQDYLLRLAHGLRRLAMARPQVFPLIATRPTEAPWVRPPLRSLRWVESFLAALTASGFSRRAAVDAYRAFSSFLLGHLLLEVSAMGADVGPTEEVEPRPPRAADLSEYPLLQRFQALLSEDRAEQEFEESLEHLLERLDALRN, from the coding sequence GTGTCCGGTCCAGCGTCAGCAGGCCATGGCGGAAGCCAGGAGCCCGGCGCCGAACGTGCCCGCCTGGAGCGTGGGATGATCCTGGACGCCGGCGTCGAATATGTGGAACGCTTCGGGGTTCGGCAGCTCACCATGCGCCGGCTTGGGCGGGAACTGGGCGTCGAAGCGATGTCGCTCTACCGCTACGTGCATTCGCGGGAAGACCTGCTGGACGGCATCGTGGAAACCGTTGTGGACGAGCTCTACAGCGACCCGGAAGTCACCGTGGAGCCCGTCCACGGCTGGCAGGACTACCTGCTGCGCCTGGCGCACGGGCTGCGGCGGCTGGCGATGGCGCGTCCGCAGGTGTTTCCGTTGATTGCCACGCGGCCGACCGAGGCGCCTTGGGTCAGGCCGCCGCTGCGTAGCCTGCGCTGGGTGGAGTCCTTCCTCGCCGCCTTGACGGCCTCGGGCTTCAGCCGTCGGGCGGCCGTCGATGCCTACCGCGCCTTCAGCAGTTTCCTGCTGGGGCATCTGCTGCTCGAGGTTTCGGCCATGGGGGCGGACGTCGGGCCGACCGAAGAGGTCGAGCCGCGTCCGCCCCGCGCCGCCGACCTGTCGGAGTACCCGCTGCTGCAGCGGTTCCAGGCCCTGCTCTCCGAGGACCGGGCCGAGCAGGAGTTCGAGGAATCGCTGGAGCATCTGCTCGAGCGGCTCGACGCGCTGCGCAACTGA
- a CDS encoding DUF1801 domain-containing protein: protein MAENKTAPTDVPVDGFLAGVEHPVRRADGEALLDLMHQCTGEEPLMWGPSMVGFGSYHYRYASGREGDALAVGFSPRKGNLALYGLTYAPGSAELLARLGKHKTGAACLYINKLADVDLDVLRELVTLCYRFMTTHDHESLQSRH from the coding sequence ATGGCTGAGAACAAGACTGCCCCGACGGACGTTCCGGTAGACGGTTTCCTGGCGGGCGTCGAGCATCCGGTGCGCCGCGCGGACGGCGAGGCGCTGCTGGACCTGATGCACCAGTGCACGGGCGAGGAACCGCTCATGTGGGGGCCCTCCATGGTGGGCTTCGGCAGTTACCACTACCGGTACGCGAGCGGACGCGAGGGTGACGCGCTGGCCGTCGGGTTCTCGCCGCGCAAGGGCAACCTGGCGCTATACGGTCTCACGTACGCCCCCGGATCGGCCGAGCTGCTGGCGAGGCTGGGCAAACACAAGACCGGAGCCGCATGCCTCTACATCAACAAGCTGGCGGACGTGGACCTGGATGTGCTGCGCGAACTAGTCACCCTCTGCTACCGATTCATGACCACCCACGACCACGAATCTCTGCAGAGCCGACACTGA
- a CDS encoding AI-2E family transporter, whose protein sequence is MTTTSSTVGALKARGLWADGFGRVGTRAAQFILLLIAVSVAVYGLIQLKLIVIPLMVALILASALNPVVAFLRRKGLPDALATWITFLAAIVVLGGIVTGIVFAVRSEWDELVTAASDGFEELRKFVVSGPLPIDQAMIDRGIDAVTGFATSSQFGAGALAGVSTAAEVITGVLLSAVVLFYFLKDGGRIWDFFLRPFHGERQRRLRSSGARTLVVLGQYVRGTAIIAVIEAVVIGTALFILQVPLALPLAVIVFLGAFVPMVGATVAGILAALIALVANGPVVALIVVAIVIGINQLDGHVLQPIVMGRSLRLHGLVILLALAAGVILAGIIGAVLAVPLTAVTWAIIQVWAQPADTGSDPTGGKGLPRAQWKPFIAARKAAIASRLKRESGKRG, encoded by the coding sequence ATGACAACAACCTCGTCCACCGTGGGTGCTCTGAAGGCTCGAGGACTATGGGCAGACGGATTCGGCCGGGTCGGGACCCGCGCCGCGCAGTTCATTTTGCTCCTGATCGCCGTATCCGTTGCCGTGTACGGGCTGATACAGCTCAAGCTCATCGTGATCCCGCTCATGGTGGCACTCATCCTGGCCTCGGCGCTCAACCCGGTGGTCGCCTTCCTGCGCCGCAAGGGGCTCCCAGACGCACTGGCGACCTGGATCACGTTCCTGGCCGCCATCGTGGTCCTCGGGGGCATTGTCACCGGCATTGTCTTCGCGGTCCGCAGCGAATGGGACGAGCTGGTCACCGCCGCCTCCGACGGGTTCGAGGAGCTGCGGAAATTCGTCGTTTCCGGTCCACTGCCCATCGACCAGGCGATGATTGACAGGGGCATCGACGCGGTGACCGGGTTTGCCACCAGCAGCCAGTTCGGGGCGGGCGCCCTTGCCGGGGTTTCGACGGCGGCTGAGGTCATCACGGGCGTCCTGCTGAGCGCCGTCGTGCTCTTCTACTTCCTGAAGGACGGCGGACGGATCTGGGACTTCTTCCTTCGGCCCTTCCACGGTGAGCGCCAACGTAGACTGCGCAGCTCCGGCGCCAGGACCCTCGTCGTGCTGGGCCAGTATGTGCGGGGCACGGCGATCATCGCCGTGATCGAGGCGGTTGTCATCGGCACGGCGCTGTTCATCCTGCAGGTGCCCCTGGCCCTTCCGCTGGCCGTCATTGTTTTCCTCGGCGCCTTCGTCCCGATGGTCGGGGCGACGGTGGCCGGGATACTTGCCGCCCTGATCGCGCTGGTTGCCAACGGGCCCGTCGTGGCACTGATTGTCGTGGCCATCGTCATCGGCATCAACCAGCTCGACGGACATGTCCTGCAGCCGATTGTGATGGGAAGGTCGCTGCGCCTGCACGGCTTGGTCATCCTCCTGGCGCTGGCCGCCGGCGTCATCCTCGCCGGAATCATCGGGGCCGTGCTGGCCGTGCCGCTGACTGCGGTGACCTGGGCCATCATCCAAGTCTGGGCCCAACCCGCGGACACTGGGTCCGACCCGACTGGCGGCAAGGGCCTGCCCCGGGCGCAGTGGAAGCCGTTCATCGCCGCCCGCAAGGCGGCGATTGCCTCCCGGCTGAAGCGGGAATCCGGAAAGCGCGGTTGA